A region of Oryctolagus cuniculus chromosome 3, mOryCun1.1, whole genome shotgun sequence DNA encodes the following proteins:
- the ZNF398 gene encoding zinc finger protein 398 — MAEAAPAPTSEWDSECLTSLQPLPLPTPPAANEAHLQTAAISLWTVVAAVQAIERKVDVHSRRLLHLEGRTGTAEKKLASCEKTVTELGSQLEGKWAVLGTLLQEYGLLQRRLENLENLLRNRNFWILRLPPGVKGDIPKVPVAFDDVSIYFSTPEWEKLEEWQKELYKNIMKGNYESLISMDYAMNQPDVLSQIQPEGEHHTEDQAGPEESEIPADPSEEPGISTSDILSWIKQEEDPQVGAPQETKESDIYKSTFADEELVIKAEGLARASLCPEVPVTFSSPPPAAKDAFSEVAFKNQQSAPVTPFGRPAPDLPEASEGQVTFTQLGSYPLPPPVGEQVFSCHHCGKSLSQDMLLTHQCSHAGEHPLPCAQCPKHFPPQADLSSTSQDHASETPPTCPHCARTFTHPSRLTYHLRVHNSTERPFPCPDCPKRFADQARLTSHRRAHASERPFRCTQCGRSFSLKISLLLHQRGHAQERPFSCPQCGIDFNGHSALIRHQMIHTGERPYPCTDCSKSFMRKEHLLNHRRLHTGERPFSCAHCGKSFIRKHHLMKHQRIHTGERPYPCSYCGRSFRYKQTLKDHLRSGHSGGCGGDSDPSGQPPDPPGPLLPGLETSGLGVNTEALETNQWYGEGSGGGVL; from the exons ACTTCTGAATGGGACTCCGAGTGCCTTACATCCCTGCAGCCCCTTCCTCTACCCACACCCCCAGCGGCAAATGAGGCGCACTTGCAGACAGCAGCCATCTCCCTGTGGACAGTGGTGGCTGCTGTTCAGGCTATAGAACGGAAGGTGGACGTGCACAGCCGGCGACTCCTACACCTAGAAGGCCGGACAGGAACAGCAGAGAAGAAGCTAGCCAGCTGTGAGAAGACAGTGACAGAGCTTGGCAGCCAGCTGGAGGGCAAGTGGGCCGTGCTGGGCACCCTGCTGCAGGAGTACGGGCTGCTGCAGCGGCGCCTGGAGAACTTGGAGAACCTGCTGCGCAACAGGAACTTCTGGATCCTGCGGCTGCCCCCGGGCGTTAAAGGAGATATCCCCAAG GTGCCTGTGGCATTTGATGATGTCTCCATCTACTTTTCCACTCCAGAGTGGGAAAAATTAGAAGAATGGCAGAAGGAACTTTACAAGAATATCATGAAGGGCAACTACGAGTCTCTCATCTCCATGG ATTATGCCATGAATCAGCCTGATGTCTTATCTCAGATTCAACCAGAGGGAGAGCATCATACAGAGGATCAGGCAGGGCCGGAGGAAAGTGAGATTCCTGCAGACCCCAGCGAAG AGCCTGGTATTTCAACCTCAGATATTCTGTCTTGGATTAAACAAGAGGAAGATCCTCAGGTTGGGGCCCCACAGGAGACCAAGGAGAGTGACATATACAAAAGCACATTTGCTG ATGAAGAGCTTGTCATCAAAGCTGAAGGCCTTGCGAGAGCCTCCTTGTGCCCTGAGGTCCCAGTCACCTTCTCTTCTCCACCACCGGCAGCAAAGGATGCTTTTTCAGAGGTGGCTTTCAAAAACCAGCAGTCTGCACCTGTGACACCTTTTGGACGTCCAGCCCCTGACCTGCCTGAAGCCTCTGAGGGACAAGTGACTTTCACTCAGTTGGGTAGctaccctctcccacccccagtgGGGGAGCAGGTGTTTTCATGCCACCACTGTGGCAAGAGCCTCAGCCAAGACATGTTGCTCACGCACCAGTGTAGCCATGCTGGTGAGCACCCCTTACCCTGTGCCCAGTGCCCTAAGCACTTCCCCCCTCAGGCTGACCTTAGTAGCACCTCCCAAGACCATGCCAGTGAGACGCCGCCCACCTGCCCGCACTGCGCGAGGACTTTCACTCACCCATCAAGGCTCACCTACCATCTTCGGGTCCACAATAGCACTGAGCGCCCTTTCCCCTGCCCTGACTGCCCCAAGCGTTTTGCCGACCAGGCCCGACTCACCAGCCACCGACGAGCTCATGCAAGCGAGAGGCCCTTCCGCTGCACCCAGTGTGGCCGAAGCTTCAGCCTAAAGATCAGCCTCCTGCTCCACCAGCGTGGCCATGCACAGGAGCGGCCTttctcctgccctcagtgtggcaTTGACTTTAACGGCCACTCGGCCCTGATCCGCCACCAGATGATCCACACGGGCGAACGCCCTTACCCGTGCACTGACTGCAGTAAGAGCTTCATGCGCAAGGAGCACCTGCTGAACCACCGGCGGCTGCACACGGGAGAGCGGCCCTTCAGCTGCGCTCACTGCGGCAAGAGCTTCATCCGCAAGCACCACCTCATGAAACACCAGCGCATCCACACGGGCGAGCGGCCCTACCCCTGCTCCTACTGCGGCAGAAGCTTCCGCTACAAACAGACGCTCAAGGACCACCTGCGTTCAGGCCACAGCGGAGGCTGCGGAGGTGACAGTGACCCATCTGGGCAACCGCCCGACCCTCCTGGTCCCCTTTTACCTGGGCTGGAAACCTCCGGCCTAGGCGTTAACACCGAGGCTCTAGAGACCAACCAGTGGTatggggaaggaagtggagggggaGTTTTGTAA